From Glycine max cultivar Williams 82 chromosome 11, Glycine_max_v4.0, whole genome shotgun sequence, the proteins below share one genomic window:
- the LOC106795152 gene encoding uncharacterized protein LOC106795152, translating into MSYYNQQQQPPPVGVPPPQGYKPEGYGKEGYPPPGYPPPGYPPPGYLPQQGYPPPPYPAQGYPPPYAPQYAQPPPRQQNSTGPGCLEGCLAALCCCCLLDACF; encoded by the exons ATGAGTTATTACAACCAGCAGCAACAACCGCCGCCAGTCGGAGTTCCACCGCCGCAAG GTTATAAGCCGGAGGGGTACGGAAAGGAAGGCTATCCACCGCCAGGATACCCGCCGCCGGGATACCCACCGCCGGGATATCTGCCGCAACAAGGCTATCCTCCGCCGCCCTACCCGGCGCAGGGGTATCCTCCGCCCTACGCTCCTCAATACGCTCAGCCTCCGCCCCGTCAACAAAATTCAACCGGCCCTGGTTGTTTGGAAGGCTG TTTGGCTGCCCTCTGCTGCTGCTGTCTTTTGGATGCGTGCTTCTGA